Proteins co-encoded in one Anabas testudineus chromosome 8, fAnaTes1.2, whole genome shotgun sequence genomic window:
- the baiap2l1b gene encoding brain-specific angiogenesis inhibitor 1-associated protein 2-like protein 1b — MSKAAEEVNKLTESTYKNVMEQFNPGLRNLINLGKNYEKSVAAMTLAGKLYFDAMSKIGENAATSPVSRELGVVLMEISQVHRQVHLELEENFKKFHREIITELERKTDMDVKYMTATFKRYQMEHKMKHDSLERSQSDLKKLRRKSQGKNANKYENKESECLETLTSRQMDMQLFIAEGCKEALLEEKRRFCYLVDKHCMFSYQTASFHDKARDILTAKLNSWQDQCNDATDMPESILSMIEGLRAPVSITPMPSPSPSHRSVNIAPPPAPSLKAQTSPLANMFTPENNTTNAATTTNNSTDHGNSEDSNLARSVSVATGLNNMVKRPRVRTIFPHAAGNNSTLLSFDEGDVIVLLIPDERDGWMYGELEKTGRRGWFPSSYCRALSEPLVNNNSVSSAPYRSRSVVNLHHQDTETDEATMVLPPADYSDTPHHNAIKNNTSVTTNNIHHHSPTPSAASSSSSDHNTAAQPNGIVRPPPAYLAGGNPFSTVRLRPTVTNDRSAPVI, encoded by the exons ATGTCGAAGGCCGCGGAGGAGGTGAACAAGCTCACTGAAAGTACATACAAG AATGTGATGGAACAGTTCAACCCAGGACTGAGGAACCTGATCAACCTGGGCAAGAACTATGAGAAATCAGTGGCTG CTATGACCCTGGCGGGAAAGTTGTATTTTGATGCAATGAGTAAGATTGGGGAGAATGCTGCAACGTCTCCTGTCTCCAGAGAATTAG GTGTGGTGCTGATGGAAATCTCACAGGTCCACAGGCAGGTTCATCTTGAGCTGGAAGAAAAT TTTAAGAAGTTCCACAGGGAGATAATAACCGAGCTGGAGAGAAAGACTGACATGGACGTCAAATACATGACA GCCACATTTAAAAGGTACCAGATGGAGCACAAGATGAAGCATGACTCTCTGGAGAGGTCCCAGTCAGACCTGAAGAAGCTGAGGAGAAAGAGCCAAGGCAAGAATGCCAACAAGTATGAGAACAAGGAGAGTGAG TGCCTGGAAACACTAACGAGTCGTCAGATGGACATGCAGTTGTTTATCGCAGAGGGATGCAAGGAAGCTCTGCTTGAGGAGAAGAGACGTTTTTGTTACCTGGTGGACAAACACTGCATGTTCTCCTACCAGACTGCCTCCTTCCATGATAAG GCCAGAGACATACTGACGGCAAAGCTGAACAGCTGGCAGGACCAGTGCAACGACGCCACCGACATGCCTGAGAGCATTTTATCGATGATAGAGGGACTGCGCGCGCCGGTCTCCATCACACCAATGCCCTCTCCATCCCCATCACACCGCAGCGTG AACATTgctcctccacccgctccaTCTCTGAAGGCTCAAACCAGTCCCCTGGCTAACATGTTCACCCCGGAAAACAACACTACCAATGCAGCCACCACTACCAACAACAGCACAG ACCATGGGAACAGCGAGGACAGCAATCTCGCCAGGTCCGTGTCTGTCGCAACAGGTCTCAACAATATGGTGAAGAGGCCGCGTGTGCGCACCATATTTCCTCACGCTGCTGGCAACAACAGCACACTGCTCAGCTTTGACGAGGGAGACGTCATTGTCCTGCTCATCCCTGATGAGAGAGATGGGTGGATGTATGGTGAACTGGAAAAGACAGGAAG GAGGGGCTGGTTCCCTTCCTCTTACTGCCGTGCACTCTCTGAGCCGCTTGTGAATAACAACAG TGTATCTTCTGCACCATACCGCAGTCGGAGCGTGGTCAACCTGCACCAtcaggacacagagacagacgaggcAACCATGGTGCTCCCCCCGGCAGACTACAGTGACACCCCACATCACAATGCCATTAAGAACAACACCAGCGTCACTACAAATAACATCCACCACCACTCCCCCACACCCTCTGCAGCATCATCCTCCTCGTCTGATCACAACACG